Proteins co-encoded in one Arachis hypogaea cultivar Tifrunner chromosome 11, arahy.Tifrunner.gnm2.J5K5, whole genome shotgun sequence genomic window:
- the LOC112724036 gene encoding myb-related protein 306 translates to MGRPPCCEKIGIKKGPWTPEEDIILVSYIQEHGPSNWRSVPTNTGLMRCSKSCRLRWTNYLRPGIKRGNFTDHEEKMIIHLQALLGNRWAAIASYLPQRTDNDIKNYWNTHLKKKLAKNQSGAAEDGGDYQDGNSSRSQPKGQWERRLQTDIHMAKQALSEALSLSKSSNNNNNVLSESSSSYDASTFVTRTSQAASSSSSYASSYENISKLLENWMKSPNLCAEMTTNSGNSFSSNNSEADHGFDSLLSFKSDDERKPKYLSSSEAQQQVPLTLLEKWLFDDGAAQCHEDLMNMSLEESTSGLF, encoded by the exons ATGGGGAGGCCACCTTGCTGTGAGAAAATTGGGATCAAGAAAGGGCCTTGGACTCCTGAGGAAGACATCATCTTAGTCTCTTATATCCAAGAACATGGACCTTCCAATTGGAGATCCGTTCCCACCAATACAG GGTTGATGAGATGCAGTAAGAGCTGCAGGCTTAGATGGACTAATTATCTTCGACCAGGTATCAAAAGAGGTAACTTCACCGACCATGAGGAGAAGATGATTATCCACCTCCAAGCCCTTTTAGGGAATAG ATGGGCTGCTATAGCATCCTACCTTCCACAAAGAACGGACAATGATATTAAGAATTACTGGAACACGCATCTCAAGAAGAAGCTCGCCAAGAATCAAAGCGGAGCGGCCGAAGACGGCGGCGACTACCAAGATGGAAACTCTTCAAGATCCCAGCCAAAGGGACAGTGGGAGAGAAGGCTTCAGACAGATATTCACATGGCCAAACAAGCCCTGTCTGAAGCCTTGTCCCTCAGCAAATCCtccaataataacaacaatgtCTTATCTGAGTCGTCATCATCTTATGATGCTTCCACATTTGTCACAAGAACAAGCcaggctgcttcttcttcttcttcgtacgCCTCAAGCTATGAAAACATATCCAAGTTGCTGGAGAATTGGATGAAATCCCCGAACTTGTGTGCTGAAATGACCACAAATTCGGGAAATTCATTTAGTTCTAATAACAGCGAAGCAGATCATGGCTTTGATTCTCTCTTGAGCTTCAAATCCGACGATGAAAGGAAACCAAAGTACTTGTCCTCATCAGAGGCGCAGCAACAGGTGCCTCTAACGTTGCTCGAGAAGTGGCTCTTTGATGATGGTGCTGCTCAGTGCCATGAAGATCTTATGAACATGTCATTGGAGGAAAGTACTTCAGGTTTGTTctag